In the genome of Armatimonadota bacterium, the window TCTCCGGTATGGGCGGCCAGAATGGCCTCCTTCTGGCGGGGGCTGGCTTTGCTGTCCACGAACGCCACGACCTTCCACCCGCCCTTGAGCACGTTGCCGGGGATGTGGACCGCCAGGGCCAGGGTCAGGCCGGACACGTCGACCCCGTCGATCTCTCCCCGCTCATAGTGAAGGGAGCCGGGAGTCTCAGAACCCTGGCCGCCCTTCCGCGCCACGTCCGCACCTCCCCGGCGGAGTCTCCCCTACGGCTCACGGGCCGTGAACATCACCCACCGGCCTACAAGCCTGCCGCAGAACCCCCTCACGAGCGACGCCCCACGAACTCACTCAGGACCCGCCCGTCGCACCGCGTCGGCCAGTTCGATGAGCACGTTGGGCTCGCTTCCCACCACCCAGGCGTCGTGGCCCGGCGCTATGATGGCCACGTCCCCGGGCCCGAACTCCATCTCCGTGCCATCCCGCATCCGAATCCGCTGACGGCCCGAAAGGAAAATCTTCACATGAAACCGCTCGCAGAACTCCCCGCCTACCACGGGCCTGACATGCTCGGACCACTTCCAGCCCGGTTCCAGCGTCTCCCGGTAGAAGGTCAGCCCGCCCACGGTGACGACGTCAATGCGCCCCTTCTCGAACGGCCGGCGTGTTTCGTCGGCAGTATCAAAACGCTCGCACCTCCCATGCGGAACCTCACTCACACGGTATGCGGGGTTCAGTGCAGGATCTCGATATACACCAGAGGCTCGCTTCCCGCGTTCCAACCATCATGACCGGCAGGTATGGCCACCACATCGCCCGCTCCAAAGCTCACTTCCGTTCCGTCGTTCATCCGGGCACGACCCTTCCCCGAAAGGATGTACATGAGGTGGTCCTTCTCGCAGCTTTCAGTTCCCACCACAGGCTTCAGGTGTTTCGACCATTGCCAGCCGGGCTCGACCGTGATCCGCTGGATCTTCAGTCCCCGGACCGTCACACTCTGAACCTTCGCCTTTTCAGGCGTCTGCGTCTCGTCTGGCTGGTCCAGACTCTTCTTCTCCACCGCCGCCATCCCGTTCACCTCCCTCTGGGCACCTGGAACAGCCATTCCTCCTCTCAAGGCTTCCGTGCGGAGAAGATCACGGACCGGGCCACCGTCGCCTGCCGTTCCGGCGGAATGAGCCGGCGCATCAGGGCAATCAGCTCCGGCGTGAACAGCGGGTACTGTTCGCACTCGTCCACCCCGAAGGGCAGCTCCTCTCCCCGCTGGATGTCCACAAACCCGACCTTCTGCACTTTGCTGGCGAAGACACGCTCCGCCAAAGCCCCCGAGAGTCAACCGGCCCAGGCAGCGGCGCTCATCAGGATCTCCGGGGGGAGGTCCTCGTCCACCACAATGTCCGCCACCACCATGCGCCCGCCCGGCCGCAGGACCCGGTAGATCTCCGCGAAGGCCCGGGACTTGCGGGGCGAGAGGTTGATCACCCCGTTGCTGAGGACCACGTCCACGCTCGCCTCGGGCAGGGGGATGGCCTCCATCTCCCCCAGCATCCACTCGACGTTGGCCACGCCGGCCTCCGCGGCGTGGCGCGCCGCCACCTCCAGCATCTCCGGCAGCATGTCCAGGCCGATGCTCCTGCCGCCGGGCGCCACCGCATGGGCCGCCAGGATGGTGT includes:
- a CDS encoding cupin domain-containing protein; its protein translation is MAAVEKKSLDQPDETQTPEKAKVQSVTVRGLKIQRITVEPGWQWSKHLKPVVGTESCEKDHLMYILSGKGRARMNDGTEVSFGAGDVVAIPAGHDGWNAGSEPLVYIEILH
- a CDS encoding cupin domain-containing protein, whose amino-acid sequence is MGGLTFYRETLEPGWKWSEHVRPVVGGEFCERFHVKIFLSGRQRIRMRDGTEMEFGPGDVAIIAPGHDAWVVGSEPNVLIELADAVRRAGPE
- a CDS encoding DUF1326 domain-containing protein; translation: MARKGGQGSETPGSLHYERGEIDGVDVSGLTLALAVHIPGNVLKGGWKVVAFVDSKASPRQKEAILAAHTG
- a CDS encoding methyltransferase domain-containing protein; its protein translation is MREHAHAGAQPPEDLLGQETIKGLVREAYRAVVGTTTGVAERLYDPEQLARLPRGAVEQALGVGNPVRAAGLQPGEVVLDLGCGGGIDTILAAHAVAPGGRSIGLDMLPEMLEVAARHAAEAGVANVEWMLGEMEAIPLPEASVDVVLSNGVINLSPRKSRAFAEIYRVLRPGGRMVVADIVVDEDLPPEILMSAAAWAG